One segment of Ascidiaceihabitans donghaensis DNA contains the following:
- a CDS encoding argininosuccinate synthase, which produces MSAPKKVVLAYSGGLDTSIILKWLQTEYGCEVVTFTADLGQGEELEPARAKAELMGASAIYIEDLREEFVRDFVFPMFRANALYEGLYLLGTSIARPLISKRLVEIAEAEGADAVSHGATGKGNDQVRFELAAYALNPDIKVIAPWREWDLSSRTKLLDFAEKNQIPIAKDKRGEAPFSVDANLLHTSSEGKVLEDPAVDAPDYVYQRTVNPEDAPDQPEFIEIGFEKGDAVSINGEAMSPATILTKLNELGGKHGIGRLDLVEGRFVGMKSRGIYETPGGTVLLEAHRGIESITLDRGAAHLKDELMPKYAELIYNGFWFSPEREMLQAMIDKSQEHVTGTVRLKLYKGLARTVGRWSDYSLYSEAHVTFEDDAGAYDQKDAAGFIQLNALRLKLLAARKRRTS; this is translated from the coding sequence ATGTCCGCGCCTAAAAAAGTCGTTCTTGCCTACTCCGGCGGCCTAGATACGTCCATCATTCTGAAATGGCTGCAAACTGAATACGGTTGCGAGGTTGTGACCTTCACCGCAGATTTGGGTCAGGGCGAAGAACTTGAGCCAGCGCGCGCAAAAGCCGAATTGATGGGTGCTTCAGCGATCTACATCGAAGATCTGCGTGAAGAATTCGTACGCGATTTCGTGTTCCCGATGTTCCGCGCCAACGCACTTTACGAAGGGTTGTACCTGTTGGGCACTTCCATCGCGCGACCTTTGATTTCCAAACGGTTGGTCGAAATTGCTGAGGCCGAAGGCGCAGACGCAGTGTCCCACGGCGCGACCGGCAAGGGCAACGATCAGGTCCGCTTCGAATTGGCAGCCTATGCGTTGAACCCCGACATCAAAGTCATCGCACCATGGCGTGAATGGGATTTGTCCAGCCGCACCAAGCTGCTTGATTTCGCAGAGAAAAACCAAATCCCGATCGCCAAAGACAAACGCGGTGAAGCACCCTTCAGCGTGGATGCGAACCTGTTGCACACTTCGTCCGAAGGCAAAGTTCTGGAAGACCCGGCCGTTGACGCGCCCGATTACGTTTACCAGCGTACTGTGAACCCCGAAGACGCGCCAGATCAGCCTGAATTCATCGAAATCGGTTTCGAAAAAGGCGACGCAGTTTCCATCAACGGCGAAGCCATGTCGCCTGCAACCATCCTGACCAAGCTAAACGAATTGGGTGGCAAACACGGTATTGGCCGCCTTGATCTGGTCGAAGGCCGCTTTGTCGGTATGAAATCACGCGGCATCTACGAAACCCCCGGCGGCACAGTGCTTTTGGAAGCGCACCGCGGCATCGAATCCATCACTCTGGATCGGGGCGCGGCCCACCTTAAAGATGAGCTGATGCCAAAATACGCCGAACTGATCTATAATGGTTTCTGGTTCTCACCAGAGCGTGAAATGCTGCAAGCTATGATCGACAAAAGTCAGGAACACGTCACCGGCACCGTCCGCTTGAAGTTGTACAAAGGCTTGGCGCGCACAGTAGGGCGTTGGTCTGATTATTCGCTTTATTCCGAAGCGCATGTCACCTTTGAAGACGACGCAGGCGCGTATGACCAAAAAGATGCAGCCGGGTTTATCCAGCTGAATGCCCTGCGTCTGAAACTTTTGGCCGCACGCAAACGGCGTACATCCTGA
- the ilvA gene encoding threonine ammonia-lyase IlvA has protein sequence MTNDQFVSAAQAAERAMRNVFPETPLMRNDHLSKKYGADIWLKREDLSPVRSYKLRGAFNAMRKVIDRHDTFVCASAGNHAQGVAFMCRHFGVRGVVFMPVTTPAQKVQKTAIFGGSFVEIKLIGDYFDDTLASAQAYCTDHSAHFLSPFDDEDVIEGQASVAVEIERQLGRVPEHLVLPVGGGGLSSACFSYYADACDYTFVEPTGAPSLARALETGAPTDVSPIDSFVDGAAVAKIGARTFERLKSAPRDSVMHLPEDRICMTIVEMLNVEGIVLEPAGALSIEALGDLEDDIAGKTVVCVASGGNFDFERLPEVKERAQRYASLKKYFILRLPQRPGALKDFLDYLGPSDNITRFEYLKKSARNFGSVLIGIETDDPENFVQFFENLDRAGLTYTDITNNETLAQFVI, from the coding sequence ATGACCAATGATCAATTTGTTTCTGCCGCGCAGGCTGCTGAACGTGCGATGCGCAATGTGTTTCCTGAAACGCCTTTGATGCGCAATGATCATCTGTCAAAAAAGTATGGTGCCGATATCTGGTTGAAGCGCGAAGATTTAAGCCCGGTGCGATCTTACAAATTGCGCGGTGCCTTTAATGCGATGCGCAAGGTGATTGATCGCCACGATACTTTTGTTTGCGCAAGTGCTGGAAATCATGCCCAGGGCGTCGCGTTTATGTGCCGCCATTTCGGCGTACGTGGTGTGGTTTTTATGCCTGTTACAACGCCGGCCCAAAAGGTTCAGAAAACTGCAATATTCGGGGGATCGTTTGTCGAGATAAAACTGATCGGCGATTATTTTGACGACACCTTGGCGTCAGCGCAGGCCTACTGCACGGACCATAGCGCACATTTTTTGTCGCCCTTTGACGATGAAGATGTGATCGAAGGGCAGGCGTCCGTGGCGGTTGAGATAGAACGACAATTGGGGCGTGTTCCGGAGCATCTGGTTTTACCTGTAGGTGGTGGTGGATTATCTTCTGCATGCTTTAGTTACTATGCAGATGCGTGTGATTATACGTTTGTCGAACCCACTGGCGCACCCAGTTTGGCGCGTGCGTTGGAAACAGGTGCGCCAACAGATGTGTCGCCGATCGATAGCTTTGTAGATGGTGCTGCCGTTGCGAAGATAGGCGCACGGACATTCGAGCGCTTGAAATCCGCACCGCGTGATAGCGTGATGCATTTGCCAGAGGATCGCATTTGCATGACAATCGTCGAGATGCTGAATGTCGAGGGTATCGTTTTGGAACCTGCCGGCGCCTTGTCCATCGAGGCGCTGGGCGATTTGGAAGATGACATTGCGGGCAAGACCGTTGTCTGTGTTGCATCAGGCGGGAACTTCGATTTTGAACGCCTGCCAGAGGTGAAAGAACGGGCCCAACGCTACGCAAGCCTAAAGAAATACTTCATTCTGCGATTGCCACAACGCCCCGGTGCGCTGAAAGATTTCCTTGATTATCTTGGGCCATCCGACAACATCACACGGTTCGAATATCTGAAGAAGTCCGCCAGAAACTTTGGATCTGTTCTAATTGGAATCGAAACGGATGATCCAGAAAACTTCGTGCAGTTTTTCGAAAATCTGGATCGTGCTGGTTTGACCTACACAGACATCACAAACAACGAAACGCTAGCGCAATTTGTGATTTGA
- a CDS encoding Hpt domain-containing protein, which translates to MIDWSQVKSLRADVGPEDFDEVVELFLEEVEEVVTRLKQDADVNELENDLHFLKGSAMNLGFSEFSALCQDGELRAAEGRGDEINLSKVVECYAVSKKAFVTDLPQVLH; encoded by the coding sequence ATGATTGACTGGAGCCAGGTGAAATCTCTTCGTGCTGACGTCGGGCCCGAGGATTTTGACGAAGTCGTGGAACTTTTTCTGGAAGAAGTAGAAGAAGTCGTTACGCGCTTAAAGCAGGACGCGGACGTGAATGAACTGGAAAATGACCTGCATTTTTTAAAGGGCAGCGCCATGAACCTCGGTTTTTCAGAATTTTCTGCCCTGTGCCAAGACGGAGAACTGCGTGCAGCTGAAGGACGGGGGGATGAGATAAACTTAAGCAAGGTTGTCGAATGTTATGCGGTGTCCAAGAAAGCCTTTGTCACCGATCTGCCCCAGGTTTTGCATTGA